A window of the Planctomycetota bacterium genome harbors these coding sequences:
- a CDS encoding HEAT repeat domain-containing protein produces MRRYLAVGLGLFLGVAVACTGNGTASAPAKQPAELPGSDLSVTQALKAGNLMFVVLCEAQDDPRVATGRDDGIVEAMQSFRVVMALDAGMRTGETLRLRYWCHRARGRQERTVQKGERVIWFVGLTEKDGRVGIKAMDHTLENQLAATRPQAHLKLPVRQWGQAVEGLQCGIDPRGNAILLAVTNVSPKPVSIGYLMKTDKEGVLPTPSLTLEMKDSEGQFVPRINSATVKISGPGIALNPGWFCVHFFDVRQYFAVKESGQYLLTARIEKFPVRGPQTQIHTIFLVSGEATLLVDMAKPQTPAEGPRVHAFAPRGEAAPATQAAIQPAQPETAPVNTSVLARLKGIAALTRTLAGNAAARVPEDKLRHPTRDELLKLQKARSWDRLLGGGTQGNAAWPSLTDAPELRELLLSDDPGIRGLAVEALASLKQREDVERIARLMDDTATALPRLLGVHALLEYDEPSGPVSPAKAWAWYEPPPVGRYAAEALAGMTNAPVLGSSKAFNEWWQQNRPTTTQPATQPGD; encoded by the coding sequence ATGCGCAGATACCTGGCAGTTGGATTGGGGCTTTTTCTTGGGGTCGCAGTGGCTTGTACTGGTAATGGCACAGCGAGTGCCCCTGCCAAGCAACCGGCGGAACTGCCCGGCAGCGACTTATCCGTCACGCAAGCACTCAAGGCCGGGAACCTGATGTTCGTGGTCTTGTGCGAAGCGCAAGACGATCCCCGCGTCGCTACGGGCAGAGATGACGGCATCGTCGAGGCCATGCAGAGTTTTCGGGTGGTGATGGCTTTGGATGCCGGTATGAGGACCGGCGAGACTCTTCGATTGAGGTATTGGTGTCATAGGGCTCGGGGCCGCCAGGAGCGGACTGTTCAGAAGGGCGAGAGGGTCATCTGGTTTGTGGGGCTTACCGAGAAGGACGGCCGAGTCGGCATCAAGGCGATGGACCACACCTTGGAGAATCAGTTGGCTGCCACTCGCCCTCAGGCGCATCTCAAGCTCCCGGTACGTCAATGGGGTCAGGCCGTGGAGGGATTGCAGTGCGGGATCGATCCCAGAGGCAACGCGATCTTGCTGGCAGTCACGAATGTCTCGCCGAAGCCCGTGAGTATCGGGTACCTGATGAAGACAGACAAAGAGGGCGTCCTGCCCACGCCTTCGCTCACGCTGGAGATGAAGGATTCCGAGGGCCAATTCGTGCCCAGAATCAACAGTGCCACCGTGAAGATCAGCGGACCAGGAATCGCACTGAATCCCGGCTGGTTTTGCGTCCATTTCTTTGATGTGCGGCAGTACTTCGCTGTGAAGGAATCAGGCCAGTACCTTCTCACTGCCCGGATCGAGAAGTTTCCTGTTCGGGGCCCGCAGACCCAGATTCACACTATCTTTCTGGTGTCCGGAGAAGCCACACTCCTGGTCGACATGGCCAAACCCCAGACGCCCGCAGAAGGTCCGAGGGTTCACGCGTTCGCCCCGCGCGGAGAGGCGGCCCCCGCCACACAGGCTGCTATCCAGCCCGCGCAGCCGGAGACCGCGCCGGTGAACACAAGTGTACTGGCTCGGTTGAAGGGCATTGCTGCGTTAACGCGCACGCTGGCGGGCAATGCGGCTGCCCGGGTCCCAGAAGACAAATTGAGGCATCCCACACGGGATGAGCTTCTGAAACTTCAGAAGGCCCGATCATGGGATCGCTTGCTTGGAGGGGGCACCCAAGGCAACGCAGCGTGGCCATCGCTCACCGATGCGCCTGAACTGAGGGAGCTGCTGCTGAGCGACGATCCAGGTATCCGCGGTCTGGCCGTCGAGGCATTGGCCTCGCTGAAGCAGCGCGAGGATGTGGAGCGAATCGCCCGCCTCATGGACGACACCGCCACTGCCTTGCCGCGTCTGCTGGGCGTCCACGCGCTGCTGGAGTACGACGAACCGTCGGGACCGGTCTCGCCGGCAAAGGCGTGGGCCTGGTACGAGCCGCCGCCTGTCGGTCGGTATGCAGCTGAGGCTCTTGCCGGGATGACCAACGCGCCGGTCCTAGGCAGCAGCAAAGCCTTCAACGAGTGGTGGCAACAGAACAGGCCCACAACCACCCAGCCCGCCACCCAACCGGGGGATTGA